In the genome of bacterium, one region contains:
- a CDS encoding fumarylacetoacetate hydrolase family protein produces MRLCTVSVDGLDPFFGIELKGRVLRIAAAAEAFKLRPSQRAALADMTSYLHAVPGSERTLRSLLKKIADEPKNIAGKAEDGFAFLFDRSGLTYHPPVPSPQKVLCVGLNYKDHCEEQNKPIPKIPIIFNKFPTSLIGHEAEIPLPLKIDEKIDYEAELAFVIGKRAKNVKKRSALSHVAGYMILNDVSARSLQWAEKQWSRAKGFDGSGPCGPVLVTPDEVKDPHALSICCRLNGKVMQKSNTKHLVFKVQDLIQHITQVITLEPGDIVSTGTPGGVGVYREPQIFMKPGDTVEVEIEGLGKLINKCGTA; encoded by the coding sequence ATGCGGTTATGTACCGTTTCCGTCGATGGGTTGGATCCATTCTTTGGCATCGAACTGAAGGGCCGTGTTCTGCGAATTGCTGCTGCTGCGGAGGCGTTCAAGCTTCGCCCTTCACAACGTGCGGCGTTGGCCGACATGACGAGTTACTTGCACGCGGTACCGGGTTCGGAGCGAACGTTGCGCAGTTTGCTGAAGAAGATCGCGGATGAGCCGAAGAACATCGCCGGCAAGGCCGAAGACGGATTCGCGTTTCTCTTCGATCGGTCCGGTCTGACCTATCATCCTCCCGTTCCATCGCCGCAGAAGGTGCTTTGTGTCGGTCTGAATTACAAAGATCACTGCGAAGAACAGAACAAGCCGATCCCAAAGATTCCGATCATTTTCAATAAGTTCCCGACTTCGCTGATCGGACATGAGGCGGAGATTCCGCTGCCCCTGAAGATCGACGAGAAGATTGATTACGAAGCGGAATTGGCCTTCGTGATCGGCAAGCGCGCGAAAAACGTGAAGAAGCGCAGCGCCCTCTCTCACGTCGCCGGCTACATGATTTTGAACGACGTGTCCGCGCGTTCATTGCAATGGGCAGAGAAGCAATGGTCCCGGGCCAAAGGCTTCGACGGTTCCGGTCCGTGCGGGCCCGTGCTCGTGACACCGGACGAGGTTAAGGACCCGCACGCGCTCAGCATTTGCTGTCGCTTGAATGGTAAGGTCATGCAGAAGTCGAATACAAAGCACCTTGTCTTCAAGGTCCAGGACCTGATTCAGCACATCACGCAAGTAATTACGCTCGAACCCGGCGATATCGTTTCCACCGGCACGCCCGGCGGTGTCGGCGTTTATCGCGAGCCGCAGATTTTTATGAAGCCCGGCGATACCGTTGAAGTAGAAATCGAAGGGCTTGGGAAACTCATCAACAAGTGCGGGACGGCCTGA